The Streptomyces phaeolivaceus genome has a window encoding:
- a CDS encoding ribokinase, translating to MYDYDLLVVGSANADLVIGVERRPGAGETVLGSDLAVHPGGKGANQAVAAARLGARTALLARVGDDGNGRLLLDSQRAAGVDTAGVLVGGAPTGVALITVDPSGDNSIVVSPGANGKLTPEDVRAADALLRASRVVSAQLEIPLETVVEVVRRLPEGTRFVLNPSPPRELPDEVLAACDPLIVNEHEARIIVGGEPAGSPSPEDWARALLALGPRSVVVTLGAEGALVADAEGSARVPAVKVDAVDTTGAGDAFTAALAWRLGAGSAPAEAAAYAARVGAAAVTRAGAQVSFPTAEEVAAL from the coding sequence ATGTACGACTACGACCTGCTGGTCGTGGGATCGGCCAACGCCGACCTGGTGATCGGTGTCGAGCGGCGGCCGGGCGCCGGGGAGACCGTGCTCGGCTCGGACCTGGCCGTGCACCCGGGCGGCAAGGGCGCCAACCAGGCGGTCGCGGCGGCCCGGCTCGGGGCGCGTACGGCCCTGCTGGCCCGGGTCGGCGACGACGGCAACGGGCGGCTGCTGCTCGACTCGCAGCGGGCGGCCGGGGTCGACACGGCCGGGGTGCTGGTCGGCGGGGCGCCCACCGGGGTCGCGCTGATCACGGTGGACCCGTCGGGCGACAACAGCATCGTCGTCTCCCCCGGCGCCAACGGGAAGTTGACCCCCGAGGACGTACGGGCGGCCGACGCGCTGCTGCGGGCCTCGCGGGTGGTCTCGGCGCAGTTGGAGATCCCGTTGGAGACGGTGGTGGAGGTCGTACGGCGGCTGCCGGAGGGCACGCGGTTCGTGCTGAACCCGTCGCCGCCACGGGAGTTGCCCGACGAGGTGCTGGCCGCCTGTGATCCGCTGATCGTCAACGAGCACGAGGCGCGGATCATCGTCGGGGGTGAGCCGGCGGGCTCGCCCTCGCCGGAGGACTGGGCGCGGGCGCTGCTGGCGCTCGGGCCGCGTTCGGTGGTCGTGACGCTGGGCGCGGAGGGGGCGTTGGTCGCCGACGCCGAGGGGAGTGCGCGGGTGCCCGCCGTGAAGGTGGACGCCGTGGACACCACCGGGGCCGGGGACGCGTTCACCGCCGCGCTCGCGTGGAGGCTGGGGGCGGGCTCGGCGCCGGCCGAGGCCGCCGCGTACGCGGCCCGGGTCGGGGCCGCCGCCGTCACCAGGGCCGGGGCGCAGGTGTCGTTCCCGACCGCCGAGGAGGTCGCGGCGCTGTGA
- the rbsD gene encoding D-ribose pyranase, which translates to MKRAGILNRHLAGALAELGHEHGVLVCDAGMPVPDGPRVVDLAFRAGVPSFAEVLDGLLDEIVVEGATAAREVRGANPEATALLEDRFPDLELVSHEKLKELSAGARLIVRTGEARPYANVLLRCGVFF; encoded by the coding sequence GTGAAGCGGGCCGGGATACTCAATCGTCATCTGGCGGGCGCCCTCGCCGAGTTGGGGCACGAACACGGGGTGCTGGTGTGCGACGCGGGGATGCCGGTGCCGGACGGGCCGCGCGTGGTCGACCTGGCGTTCCGGGCCGGGGTGCCGTCGTTCGCGGAGGTGCTGGACGGGCTGCTCGACGAGATCGTGGTCGAGGGGGCGACCGCCGCGCGCGAGGTGCGGGGCGCGAACCCGGAGGCGACGGCACTGTTGGAGGACCGCTTCCCCGACCTGGAGCTGGTCTCCCACGAGAAGCTCAAGGAGCTGTCGGCGGGCGCGCGGCTGATCGTGCGCACCGGGGAGGCGCGGCCGTACGCGAATGTGCTGCTGCGGTGCGGGGTGTTCTTCTAG
- a CDS encoding pore-forming ESAT-6 family protein: protein MAQNQDRRSYDTGASGEVQTALGTIVGQLERVLTDRDAAVKAAMTEFQADGVSDDYHGKEERWKKAAGEVREIIRLVRTTLEQNDGTAQSTLAKARAAVDQIG from the coding sequence ATGGCTCAGAACCAGGACCGCCGTTCGTACGACACCGGTGCCTCGGGTGAGGTGCAGACCGCGCTCGGCACGATCGTGGGGCAGTTGGAGCGGGTGCTCACCGACCGCGACGCCGCCGTGAAGGCCGCGATGACCGAGTTCCAGGCCGACGGTGTCTCGGACGACTACCACGGCAAGGAAGAGCGCTGGAAGAAGGCCGCGGGCGAGGTCCGCGAGATCATCCGCCTGGTGCGCACCACGCTCGAACAGAACGACGGCACCGCGCAGTCCACGCTGGCCAAGGCCCGCGCGGCGGTCGACCAGATCGGCTGA
- the eccD gene encoding type VII secretion integral membrane protein EccD, whose amino-acid sequence MATGTSGQATGGARTALSRVTLVGERRRVDLVLPSREPVGLLLPEIMRLLDDRVGERPESRHLVTADGSALAHDGTLESAGVPDGAVLRLVRAEDAPSAPVVHDVTDEAAEDLDARGGRWRPAARRVTAGFATVGWALAAGMFARAAYEPGVVAGALLGVALVAALAGALLGRSGKRALSTTLIATAGALGLLGASTSAEAQNWSGTPQVAAMAAAGVGTLALLGLFTPLGRGGLVGAGALAGASVCWLGVAAAVSGSVSPSVSEQAEVGAVLAVVCVVVLGLLPRLALMASGLSGLDDRRSGGASVSRLQVSAALTATHRGLALATVTLAVSATAAGVFALRAPTKWTVLLAAVTMVVLALRARAFPLVAEVVVLLGAAAVLALRLVSAWLDRSGEAAGPLAVLVLLAALPLLVLAVRPAEHVRVRLRRFGDTLESIGVITLFPLLIGVFGVYGRLLDTFA is encoded by the coding sequence ATGGCTACGGGGACATCGGGGCAGGCCACGGGTGGTGCGCGGACGGCGCTCAGCCGGGTCACGCTGGTCGGTGAGCGGCGGCGGGTGGACCTTGTGCTGCCCTCGCGGGAACCGGTCGGGCTGCTGCTCCCGGAGATCATGCGCCTGCTCGACGACCGGGTCGGCGAGCGGCCCGAGTCGCGGCATCTGGTCACGGCGGACGGCTCCGCGCTGGCGCACGACGGCACGCTGGAGTCGGCCGGGGTCCCGGACGGCGCGGTGCTGCGGCTGGTCCGGGCCGAGGACGCGCCGTCGGCGCCGGTCGTGCACGACGTCACGGACGAGGCGGCCGAGGATCTCGACGCCCGGGGCGGGCGCTGGCGGCCGGCCGCGCGCCGCGTCACCGCCGGGTTCGCCACGGTCGGCTGGGCCCTGGCCGCCGGGATGTTCGCACGGGCCGCGTACGAGCCCGGTGTCGTCGCGGGCGCGCTGCTCGGCGTCGCGCTGGTGGCCGCGCTCGCGGGCGCGCTGCTGGGGCGGTCCGGGAAGCGGGCGCTGTCGACGACCCTGATCGCGACGGCGGGCGCGCTGGGACTGCTCGGCGCGTCCACGTCGGCGGAAGCACAGAACTGGTCCGGGACTCCGCAGGTCGCGGCGATGGCCGCGGCCGGGGTCGGCACACTCGCCCTGCTCGGGCTGTTCACCCCGCTCGGTCGGGGCGGGCTGGTCGGCGCGGGGGCGCTGGCCGGGGCCTCGGTGTGCTGGCTGGGGGTCGCCGCGGCCGTCTCCGGCTCGGTGTCGCCGTCGGTGTCGGAGCAGGCCGAGGTGGGGGCCGTGCTCGCCGTGGTCTGCGTGGTCGTGCTCGGGCTGCTGCCCCGGCTGGCGTTGATGGCGTCGGGGCTGTCCGGGCTGGACGACCGGCGTTCCGGGGGTGCCTCAGTGAGCCGCCTGCAGGTGTCGGCGGCGCTGACCGCCACACACCGGGGGCTGGCGCTGGCGACGGTCACCCTGGCCGTCTCGGCGACCGCCGCCGGGGTGTTCGCGTTGCGGGCGCCGACCAAGTGGACCGTGCTGCTGGCCGCCGTCACCATGGTCGTCCTCGCGCTGCGCGCACGGGCGTTCCCGCTGGTCGCGGAGGTCGTGGTGCTGCTGGGCGCGGCGGCCGTGCTCGCCTTACGGCTGGTCTCGGCCTGGCTGGACCGCTCCGGCGAGGCGGCCGGTCCGCTCGCCGTCCTCGTCCTGCTCGCCGCGCTGCCGCTGCTGGTGCTCGCCGTGCGGCCCGCCGAGCATGTGCGGGTACGGCTGCGGCGTTTCGGCGACACCCTCGAATCCATCGGCGTCATCACCCTGTTCCCGCTGCTCATCGGGGTGTTCGGCGTGTACGGACGACTGCTCGACACGTTCGCTTAG
- the eccCa gene encoding type VII secretion protein EccCa: MTQQVIHRPARSTRPLPATGARTIEPPPNLPEGKAGTSATALLPMAGVMGSVVMMTVIRNSQFAALGAIVLVFALLGAVALFLSQRGKAQRTRRTQRERYLEYLEELREEFGADERQRRQFARVLDPPPEALYDLVRDPARLWERRRRDADFLRVRVGTGDVPVAHLAIGQNQGGVLTPPDPFMLNEARALLARYSVAGGCPITVPLDRAGNVSVVGDREGVLRVARALLVQVAVTHAPDDVAMALGVPGERLADWEWAKWLPHVLDAQEHDGPVAARRIAPSLPQLARHFRHELGRRASYAAEVRRGLADRKALRLASRMVVVSDEYGETAAELPRPDTAVGLADMGVTVLHLLEEQVHEPDQVSVRITVRGDRVVVEDLRDPDPLTVAEPHPVPAAHGTCDQVTAAGAEGLARLLAPLRLSAESAAEGAPVTGPVDFPGLLGIDDPAVLNLADLWAPRREREFLRVPIGLTDRHEPVLLDLKESSELGMGPHGLCVGATGSGKSELLRTLVLALAATHSPEDLALVLVDYKGGATFAPFTELPHVAGVITNLENQAGLVERVHSSLAGEVKRRQQVLKDAGNVADIGHYAALRATRRPDLEPLPHLFVVIDEFGELLTAKPDFIDLFLSIGRIGRSIGVHLLLSSQRIEGGKLKGLDTYLSYRLGLRTFSADESRTVLDTTDAFHLPPLPGFGYLKVDTSTYERFKAGYVSGAYRGPALVAQEDDTPLAWTYPTYNTLDGTPGGGSAASGAVDEPKATKRETGPTVMSVMVDQLASATRPVRRIWLPPLPDAITLDAAAGPVRVDERGLRLASGEGPLRVPLGVLDDPAKQWQGHWVLDLTVAGGHAAVIGGPQSGKTTLLRTLALSLATTHTPAEVAIYGLDLVGGGLSALSGLPHVGGIAGRADRERAARTVAEVRTMLIEREELFREHGIDSVDQLRRLRAQGKLRELGSTDIVLLIDGFGALRDEFAELDDTVVDLLKRGGGYGIHVVGSMLRWNDVRIATQSMFGTRVELRLNEPSDSSVDRKLSETLSPDTPGRVLTDGKLFAQAALPRLDGRPSTGDLGPALEDAARTIRSTWHGELAAPVRVLPTRLPSDRLPSVVAEPHRVPIGVDQDALAPAFLDLFGQDQHLLILGDNECGKTNLLKLVAERLVERYSDEELVFGVFDPRRGLRGVIPEPYRGGYAHNAKLAAGLATGIASELEKRMPQSADPDALTDEPAFEGPRIVILVDDYDILTTAGQQPLSPFLPYVSSAQDIGLHFVITRRVAGSSRAMYEPLLQTLRETGTAALLMTGERSEGQLFPGLYASAQPTGRGTLVRRGRAHQLIQTALDSEEGDRP; encoded by the coding sequence GTGACCCAGCAGGTGATCCACCGGCCCGCGCGGAGCACCCGGCCGCTCCCGGCCACCGGTGCCCGGACGATCGAGCCGCCGCCCAACCTCCCGGAGGGCAAGGCGGGGACGTCGGCGACGGCGCTGCTGCCGATGGCCGGTGTCATGGGCTCGGTCGTGATGATGACCGTGATCCGGAACAGCCAGTTCGCGGCGCTCGGCGCGATCGTGCTGGTCTTCGCGCTGCTCGGCGCGGTTGCCCTCTTCCTCTCCCAGCGCGGCAAGGCCCAGCGCACCCGACGGACCCAGCGGGAACGGTATCTGGAGTATCTGGAGGAGCTGCGCGAGGAGTTCGGGGCCGACGAGCGGCAGCGGCGGCAGTTCGCGCGGGTGCTCGATCCGCCCCCGGAGGCACTGTACGACCTGGTGCGCGACCCCGCCCGGCTCTGGGAGCGGCGGCGGCGGGACGCGGACTTCCTGCGGGTGCGGGTCGGCACCGGTGACGTCCCGGTGGCGCATCTGGCCATCGGGCAGAACCAGGGCGGGGTGCTGACGCCGCCGGACCCGTTCATGCTGAACGAGGCGCGGGCGCTGCTGGCCCGGTACTCGGTCGCGGGCGGCTGCCCGATCACCGTGCCGTTGGACCGCGCGGGCAACGTCAGCGTGGTCGGTGACCGGGAGGGTGTGCTGCGGGTGGCCCGCGCGCTCCTCGTCCAGGTCGCCGTCACGCACGCCCCGGACGACGTGGCCATGGCACTCGGGGTGCCGGGCGAGCGGCTGGCGGACTGGGAGTGGGCGAAGTGGCTGCCGCATGTGCTGGACGCGCAGGAGCACGACGGTCCGGTGGCGGCCCGTCGGATCGCGCCGAGCCTGCCGCAGCTGGCCCGGCACTTCCGGCACGAGCTGGGCCGGCGTGCCTCGTACGCGGCGGAGGTGCGCCGGGGCCTCGCCGACCGCAAGGCGCTGAGGCTGGCGTCCCGCATGGTCGTGGTGAGCGACGAGTACGGGGAGACGGCCGCCGAACTGCCGCGTCCGGACACGGCGGTGGGGCTCGCGGACATGGGTGTCACGGTGCTGCATCTGCTGGAGGAGCAGGTGCACGAGCCCGATCAGGTGTCGGTGCGGATCACCGTGCGGGGCGATCGGGTGGTGGTGGAGGATCTCCGTGATCCGGACCCGCTCACGGTCGCGGAGCCGCACCCCGTCCCGGCCGCGCACGGCACCTGCGACCAGGTCACCGCCGCCGGTGCCGAGGGCCTCGCCCGGCTGCTGGCGCCGCTGCGGCTGTCCGCCGAGTCGGCCGCCGAGGGCGCCCCGGTCACCGGGCCCGTCGACTTCCCGGGCCTCCTCGGCATCGACGACCCGGCCGTGCTGAACCTGGCCGACCTGTGGGCGCCGCGCCGCGAGCGCGAGTTCCTGCGCGTCCCCATCGGCCTGACGGACCGCCATGAGCCGGTCCTCCTCGACCTCAAGGAGTCCTCCGAGCTGGGCATGGGCCCGCACGGGCTGTGCGTGGGCGCGACCGGCTCGGGCAAGAGCGAGTTGCTGCGCACCCTCGTGCTGGCGCTCGCCGCCACCCACTCCCCCGAGGATCTCGCGCTCGTCCTGGTCGACTACAAGGGCGGCGCGACCTTCGCCCCGTTCACCGAACTCCCGCACGTGGCCGGTGTGATCACCAACCTGGAGAACCAGGCGGGGCTGGTCGAGCGGGTGCACTCCAGCCTCGCGGGCGAGGTCAAGCGGCGGCAGCAGGTGCTGAAGGACGCGGGGAACGTGGCCGACATCGGGCACTACGCGGCGCTGCGCGCGACCCGGCGGCCCGATCTCGAACCGCTCCCGCATCTCTTCGTCGTGATCGACGAGTTCGGTGAACTCCTCACCGCCAAGCCGGACTTCATCGATCTGTTCCTGTCCATCGGAAGGATCGGCCGGTCCATCGGCGTCCATCTCCTGCTCTCCAGCCAGCGCATCGAGGGCGGCAAGCTCAAGGGGCTGGACACCTATCTGTCGTACCGGCTGGGGCTGCGCACCTTCTCCGCCGACGAGTCACGGACCGTGCTCGACACCACCGACGCCTTCCATCTGCCGCCGCTGCCGGGCTTCGGCTATCTGAAGGTGGACACCTCGACGTACGAGCGGTTCAAGGCGGGGTACGTGTCGGGCGCGTACCGGGGTCCCGCGCTGGTCGCGCAGGAGGACGACACGCCGCTGGCCTGGACGTATCCGACGTACAACACGCTCGACGGCACGCCCGGCGGCGGGTCGGCCGCGAGCGGGGCGGTCGACGAGCCGAAGGCGACCAAGCGGGAGACCGGGCCGACCGTGATGTCGGTGATGGTGGACCAACTCGCCTCCGCCACGCGGCCGGTGCGGCGGATCTGGCTGCCGCCGCTGCCGGACGCGATCACGCTGGACGCGGCGGCCGGGCCCGTCCGGGTGGATGAGCGAGGGCTTCGACTGGCGTCCGGGGAAGGCCCGTTGCGGGTGCCTCTCGGGGTGCTGGACGATCCGGCGAAGCAGTGGCAGGGGCACTGGGTGCTCGATCTGACGGTCGCGGGCGGGCACGCGGCGGTGATCGGCGGCCCGCAGTCCGGCAAGACGACACTGCTGCGGACGCTCGCGCTGTCGCTCGCCACGACCCACACCCCCGCCGAAGTCGCCATCTACGGCCTTGACTTGGTCGGTGGCGGACTCTCGGCCCTCTCCGGGCTGCCGCACGTCGGCGGGATCGCGGGCCGGGCCGACCGGGAGCGGGCCGCGCGGACGGTCGCCGAGGTCCGGACGATGCTGATCGAGCGGGAGGAGCTGTTCCGGGAGCACGGCATCGACTCGGTCGACCAGCTGCGGCGGCTGCGCGCCCAGGGAAAGCTGCGTGAGCTGGGCTCGACGGACATCGTGCTGCTCATCGACGGATTCGGGGCACTGCGCGACGAGTTCGCCGAGCTGGACGACACGGTCGTGGATCTGCTGAAGCGCGGGGGCGGGTACGGCATCCATGTCGTCGGCTCCATGCTGCGTTGGAACGACGTACGGATCGCGACGCAGTCGATGTTCGGGACACGGGTGGAGCTGCGGCTCAACGAGCCGAGCGATTCGAGCGTGGACCGCAAGCTCTCCGAGACGCTGTCGCCCGACACCCCGGGGCGGGTCCTGACCGACGGGAAGCTGTTCGCTCAGGCGGCCCTCCCCCGCCTCGACGGGCGGCCGTCGACGGGTGATCTCGGCCCGGCGCTGGAGGACGCGGCCCGGACGATACGGTCCACCTGGCACGGTGAACTGGCCGCGCCCGTAAGGGTGTTGCCGACCCGGCTGCCGTCCGATCGGCTGCCGTCGGTGGTCGCCGAGCCGCACCGGGTGCCGATAGGGGTGGACCAGGACGCCCTGGCGCCCGCCTTCCTGGACCTCTTCGGCCAGGACCAGCATCTGCTGATCCTCGGCGACAACGAGTGCGGCAAGACGAATCTGCTGAAGCTGGTCGCGGAGCGGCTCGTGGAGCGGTACTCGGACGAGGAGCTGGTCTTCGGTGTCTTCGACCCGAGGCGTGGACTGCGGGGTGTGATCCCGGAGCCGTACCGGGGCGGGTACGCGCACAACGCGAAGCTCGCGGCGGGGCTGGCGACGGGTATCGCGAGCGAGCTGGAGAAGCGGATGCCGCAGAGCGCCGACCCGGACGCGCTCACCGACGAGCCCGCGTTCGAGGGGCCCCGGATCGTGATCCTGGTCGACGACTACGACATCCTCACCACCGCCGGGCAGCAGCCGCTGTCGCCGTTCCTGCCCTATGTCTCGTCGGCGCAGGACATCGGGCTGCACTTCGTGATCACCCGGCGGGTGGCGGGCTCCTCCCGGGCGATGTACGAGCCGCTGCTGCAGACCCTGCGCGAGACCGGTACGGCCGCGCTGCTGATGACCGGTGAGCGGAGCGAGGGCCAGCTCTTCCCCGGCCTGTACGCCTCGGCGCAGCCGACCGGGCGCGGCACGCTGGTCCGCCGGGGCCGGGCCCACCAGCTGATCCAGACGGCACTCGACAGCGAGGAGGGCGACCGCCCGTGA
- a CDS encoding DUF6177 family protein translates to MTKDVIALTPKMPDVWALMTSLYAGGSELDLSAAAEGAVVQLHGPGGRPLVSVEAPVLVQVPGEAERLLGQAMETPFWWTEARASTAVPEAERLAGVVCGRLNALLGGATWPSGAASTEVVDVSAVPSAGAGQPAVDVVTEHAAVVLIDRPVVALTSWLAEIMRTAVASRRSLQIVTPPGVRLTPAARTTLARVPNRWVVQDPECGYYDGLSGAVLRWRDGAFSPASAADGTTAVATAFTRPSGGPADGSTGGSESGPAGEEAPGRQLVVALRTVHRADDRLLLGGALEAAWKALTGAAPAGWGTAEPVNLPWSPRQLTDLARERAPEPSQLIVVGAPERPATATVRVTRTTKGVEEDAVLTLGYTAGEEPPLDRIEALADTLVREHGLRTMLTSVRVARADLTTAPRLEGPPLPATFTLGPDDVHAIGLDHARRPPVEIRPEHLGPTARPALHYPLGDGTDTEAWGRLQQLTAHLRRDRSRPSAPARQG, encoded by the coding sequence GTGACCAAGGACGTCATCGCCCTCACCCCGAAGATGCCCGACGTCTGGGCCCTGATGACGAGTCTGTACGCGGGTGGCTCCGAGCTGGACCTGTCGGCGGCGGCCGAGGGCGCGGTGGTCCAGTTGCACGGGCCGGGCGGGCGTCCGCTGGTGTCCGTGGAGGCGCCGGTGCTGGTGCAGGTGCCCGGTGAGGCGGAGCGGCTGCTCGGGCAGGCCATGGAGACGCCGTTCTGGTGGACGGAGGCGCGGGCGTCCACGGCGGTGCCGGAGGCGGAGCGGCTCGCGGGGGTGGTGTGCGGGCGGCTCAACGCGCTGCTGGGCGGCGCCACCTGGCCGTCCGGGGCGGCGAGCACCGAGGTCGTGGACGTGTCCGCCGTGCCGTCGGCGGGGGCGGGGCAGCCGGCGGTGGACGTGGTGACCGAGCACGCGGCCGTCGTCCTCATCGACCGGCCGGTGGTGGCGCTGACCAGCTGGCTCGCGGAGATCATGCGTACGGCGGTGGCCTCCCGGCGCTCGCTCCAGATCGTCACGCCGCCCGGCGTACGTCTGACCCCGGCGGCCCGTACGACCCTCGCGCGCGTCCCCAACCGCTGGGTCGTCCAGGACCCGGAGTGCGGCTACTACGACGGGCTGTCGGGGGCGGTGCTGCGCTGGCGGGACGGGGCGTTCTCCCCCGCGTCGGCGGCGGACGGGACGACGGCGGTGGCCACCGCGTTCACCCGACCGAGCGGCGGCCCGGCAGACGGCTCGACCGGCGGCTCCGAGAGCGGCCCGGCGGGCGAGGAGGCTCCGGGGCGGCAGTTGGTCGTCGCCCTGCGTACCGTGCACCGGGCCGATGACCGGCTGCTGCTGGGCGGCGCGCTGGAGGCGGCCTGGAAGGCGCTGACGGGGGCGGCGCCGGCGGGCTGGGGCACCGCCGAGCCGGTCAACCTCCCTTGGTCGCCACGGCAGTTGACGGACCTGGCCCGGGAGCGGGCGCCCGAGCCCTCGCAGCTGATCGTGGTCGGCGCCCCGGAGCGGCCGGCGACGGCGACGGTCCGGGTGACGCGGACGACGAAGGGCGTGGAGGAGGACGCGGTCCTCACGCTCGGGTACACGGCCGGTGAGGAACCGCCGCTGGACCGGATCGAGGCGCTGGCCGACACCCTGGTCCGGGAGCACGGGCTGCGGACCATGCTGACCTCGGTGCGCGTGGCCCGCGCCGACCTCACGACCGCGCCCCGCCTCGAAGGCCCCCCGCTGCCCGCGACCTTCACCCTCGGCCCGGACGACGTCCACGCCATCGGCCTGGACCACGCCCGCCGCCCCCCGGTCGAGATCCGCCCCGAGCACCTGGGCCCGACGGCCCGCCCGGCCCTGCACTACCCCCTCGGCGACGGCACGGACACCGAGGCCTGGGGACGGCTCCAGCAGCTCACGGCCCATCTCAGGAGAGATCGTTCCCGGCCATCCGCACCCGCCCGGCAAGGGTGA
- a CDS encoding ABC transporter substrate-binding protein, producing MARSSQTSTRRIVVAGCAATLALGSLAACGGGDGDAPKVAENKISAGQVPDYYPADYADLIAAAEKEGGKLTVYSNLGDENMAPIVRDFKKKYDFIETVSVNELDSDELFQKTLSENAAGSSPADVLISSAATAWADFSGRKDTVLEYESPELEELGASAELLPSVYSMSQDPMTIAYNTSLMETPPTTLSDFAKIVTSDEDTYKNKVTVRDPEGSFGFTVTRALTEGNPEAWDDLERILPLTRPETSSGTQLEKIVAGEYTAGFLISASPAYPVVEDSAGLVKIVFPKDGTVVLPRGLGIAAEAPHPATSKLFLDFALSDEGQRAVAEGGLASYREGVKGEGLHTYQEVVDAVGEENIIHVKYEPVSKEDSAAWLERFDGLRK from the coding sequence ATGGCCAGATCAAGCCAGACCAGCACCCGACGCATCGTTGTCGCCGGGTGTGCCGCGACGCTCGCACTCGGCAGCCTGGCCGCCTGCGGCGGTGGTGACGGTGACGCGCCGAAGGTGGCGGAGAACAAGATCTCGGCGGGCCAGGTGCCGGACTACTACCCGGCGGACTACGCCGATCTGATCGCGGCGGCGGAGAAGGAGGGCGGCAAGCTCACCGTCTACTCGAACCTCGGCGACGAGAACATGGCGCCGATCGTCCGGGACTTCAAGAAGAAGTACGACTTCATCGAGACGGTCTCCGTCAACGAGCTGGACAGCGACGAGCTGTTCCAGAAGACGCTGTCGGAGAACGCGGCCGGGTCGTCCCCGGCGGATGTGCTGATCTCCAGCGCGGCGACGGCGTGGGCGGACTTCTCGGGCCGGAAGGACACGGTCCTGGAGTACGAGTCGCCCGAGCTGGAGGAGCTGGGCGCGAGCGCGGAGCTGCTGCCGAGCGTGTACTCGATGTCGCAGGACCCGATGACGATCGCGTACAACACCTCGCTGATGGAGACCCCGCCGACCACCCTGTCGGACTTCGCGAAGATCGTGACGTCGGACGAGGACACGTACAAGAACAAGGTGACGGTCCGCGACCCGGAGGGGTCCTTCGGGTTCACCGTGACCCGGGCGCTCACCGAGGGCAACCCGGAGGCCTGGGACGACCTGGAGAGGATCCTTCCGCTGACCCGCCCGGAGACCTCCTCCGGCACCCAGCTGGAGAAGATCGTCGCCGGTGAGTACACGGCCGGCTTCCTGATCAGCGCCTCCCCCGCCTACCCGGTGGTCGAGGACAGCGCCGGTCTGGTGAAGATCGTGTTCCCGAAGGACGGCACGGTCGTGCTGCCGCGCGGTCTCGGTATCGCCGCCGAGGCGCCGCACCCGGCGACCTCGAAGCTCTTCCTGGACTTCGCCCTCTCCGACGAGGGTCAGCGCGCGGTCGCCGAGGGCGGGCTCGCCTCGTACCGCGAGGGTGTGAAGGGCGAGGGCCTGCACACGTACCAGGAGGTCGTGGACGCGGTCGGCGAGGAGAACATCATCCACGTCAAGTACGAGCCGGTCTCCAAGGAGGACTCCGCGGCCTGGCTGGAGCGCTTCGACGGACTCCGTAAGTAG